From the genome of Deinococcus aerius, one region includes:
- a CDS encoding DEAD/DEAH box RNA helicase has protein sequence MNFDQLIAPELAARLAERGIVEATPIQVESLPQTLAGKDLIGRARTGTGKTLAYALPIIQNLEPSRERGRLPRAIILAPTRELAKQVAEEFSKSGQHLATVTVYGGASYGPQEGALRRGVDVVVGTPGRIIDHLERGNLDLSNIQYTVLDEADEMLSVGFADAIETILQRTPETRQTMLFSATLNDDIRRIARKYLRQPVTVDMVGEGKSQAAQSVEHLKVKVGRTRTRVLADLLTVYNPEKAIVFTRTKREADELANELIHRGLEAEALHGDLAQSQRERALGAFRAGRVGVLVATDVAARGLDIPEVDLVVQYHLPQDHDSYIHRSGRTGRAGRTGTAIVMYGDRDNRELRNLEYRTGVQFRERPLPTPKEVQAASAKASADLVRRVDASVATTFQAEAERLFSELGLEALARALAKISGVTEPVKAASLLSGEEGLTTLILHAERLSVARAVAVIARGSDVDTRRLGKVRQWRGGVVADVPSEYVEKLLAASPLEGEVGVEVAQELPELFEAPSREGRQGGNSGGGRGYRDRDEGGYRGNRGGGYQGGGNRGGQGGGQGRWSRDRDGGNDRPRREDYGDREFVPSGR, from the coding sequence ATGAACTTTGATCAACTGATCGCGCCCGAACTCGCGGCGCGTCTCGCCGAACGCGGCATCGTGGAAGCCACCCCCATCCAGGTCGAGAGCCTGCCCCAGACCCTCGCCGGGAAGGACCTGATCGGCCGTGCCCGCACCGGCACCGGCAAGACGCTGGCCTACGCGCTGCCCATCATTCAGAATCTCGAGCCCAGCCGCGAGCGGGGCCGCCTGCCGCGCGCCATCATCCTGGCCCCGACCCGCGAACTCGCCAAGCAGGTCGCGGAGGAATTCTCCAAGAGCGGCCAGCATCTCGCCACCGTCACCGTGTACGGCGGCGCGAGCTACGGCCCGCAGGAGGGCGCGCTGCGCCGCGGCGTGGACGTGGTCGTGGGCACCCCCGGCCGTATCATCGACCACCTGGAGCGCGGGAACCTGGACCTGAGCAACATCCAGTACACCGTCCTCGACGAGGCGGACGAGATGCTGAGCGTGGGCTTCGCCGACGCCATCGAGACCATTCTCCAGCGGACGCCCGAGACGCGGCAGACGATGCTCTTCAGCGCCACGCTGAACGACGACATCCGCCGCATCGCCCGCAAGTACCTGCGGCAGCCCGTCACCGTGGACATGGTGGGCGAGGGCAAGAGCCAGGCCGCCCAGAGCGTCGAACACCTCAAGGTGAAGGTGGGCCGCACCCGCACCCGCGTGCTGGCCGACCTGCTCACCGTCTACAACCCCGAAAAGGCTATCGTCTTCACCCGCACCAAGCGCGAGGCGGACGAGCTGGCGAACGAGCTGATCCACCGCGGGCTGGAAGCCGAGGCGCTGCACGGCGACCTCGCGCAGAGCCAGCGTGAGCGGGCGCTGGGGGCCTTCCGTGCCGGGCGCGTGGGCGTCCTGGTCGCCACCGACGTGGCGGCGCGCGGGCTGGACATCCCCGAGGTCGACCTGGTGGTGCAGTACCACCTGCCGCAGGACCACGACAGCTACATCCACCGCTCGGGCCGCACGGGCCGCGCCGGACGTACCGGCACCGCCATCGTGATGTACGGCGACCGCGACAACCGCGAGCTGCGGAACCTGGAGTACCGCACCGGCGTGCAGTTCCGGGAGCGGCCCCTGCCCACCCCCAAGGAGGTGCAGGCCGCGAGCGCCAAGGCGAGCGCCGACCTCGTCCGCCGGGTGGATGCCAGCGTCGCCACGACCTTCCAGGCCGAGGCCGAGCGGCTCTTCAGCGAGCTGGGGCTGGAGGCGCTGGCCCGGGCGCTGGCCAAGATCAGCGGCGTGACCGAGCCCGTCAAGGCGGCCAGCCTGCTGAGTGGTGAGGAGGGCCTGACCACCCTGATCCTGCACGCCGAGCGCCTGAGCGTGGCCCGCGCGGTCGCCGTGATCGCCCGGGGCAGCGACGTGGATACCCGCCGCCTGGGCAAGGTGCGCCAGTGGCGCGGCGGCGTGGTGGCCGACGTGCCCAGCGAGTACGTCGAGAAGCTCCTCGCCGCGAGCCCCCTGGAGGGAGAGGTGGGCGTGGAAGTCGCCCAGGAACTCCCCGAACTGTTCGAGGCCCCCAGCCGCGAAGGGCGTCAGGGTGGCAACTCCGGCGGCGGACGCGGCTACCGTGACCGCGACGAGGGTGGCTACCGGGGCAACCGGGGTGGTGGCTATCAGGGCGGCGGCAACCGTGGTGGTCAGGGAGGCGGCCAGGGCCGCTGGAGCCGTGACCGCGACGGTGGA
- a CDS encoding RluA family pseudouridine synthase, producing MGGGDSTLPAVSDAPLHLTATPGRLDAVLAELVGASRSQVAGWIADGHVQVGGVVIQKASLKLKGGEALMVRVPPPPDATVAPETVPLDVLYEDEFLIAVNKPPGMVTHPAPGVTSGTLVNALLGRMTLPEQPGATGPDGYRPGIVHRLDKDTSGVIVVAKTVEAHARLAAAFKDRDTRKLYLAIAAGTWKAEGPVNVNAPVGRHPTARQRMTVGGVGAREAQTRFTPLSAHPDGHGRTLALVRAQPRTGRTHQIRVHLAHLGSPILGDPVYGRESQATPRHALHAQFLTLPHPVTGEALHLHAPAPEDMLNAWVALGGTVPGDLEVLPA from the coding sequence ATGGGGGGAGGGGACAGTACACTGCCCGCCGTGAGTGACGCCCCTCTCCACCTGACCGCCACCCCGGGCCGCCTGGACGCCGTGCTGGCCGAGCTGGTGGGGGCGAGCCGTTCCCAGGTCGCCGGGTGGATCGCGGACGGGCACGTCCAGGTCGGAGGCGTGGTCATCCAGAAGGCCAGCCTGAAGCTGAAAGGGGGCGAGGCGCTGATGGTGCGGGTGCCCCCTCCCCCGGACGCGACCGTCGCGCCCGAAACGGTCCCCCTCGACGTGCTGTACGAGGACGAATTCCTCATCGCCGTGAACAAGCCGCCCGGCATGGTTACCCACCCGGCCCCCGGGGTCACCTCCGGCACACTGGTCAATGCCCTGCTGGGCCGCATGACCCTGCCCGAGCAACCCGGCGCCACGGGTCCCGACGGCTACCGTCCCGGCATCGTCCACCGCCTGGACAAGGACACCAGCGGCGTGATCGTGGTCGCCAAGACGGTCGAGGCCCACGCCCGCCTCGCCGCCGCCTTCAAGGACCGCGACACCCGCAAGCTCTACCTTGCCATCGCCGCCGGGACGTGGAAGGCGGAGGGGCCGGTGAACGTGAACGCCCCGGTCGGTCGCCACCCCACTGCCCGGCAAAGGATGACCGTTGGAGGGGTGGGCGCCCGGGAGGCGCAGACCCGCTTCACGCCGCTGTCAGCACATCCCGATGGGCACGGGCGCACGCTGGCCCTCGTGCGCGCACAGCCCCGAACGGGAAGAACGCACCAGATTCGCGTCCACCTCGCGCACCTGGGCAGCCCGATTCTCGGTGACCCCGTCTATGGTCGGGAGAGCCAGGCTACCCCGCGCCACGCGCTGCACGCGCAGTTCCTCACCCTCCCCCATCCCGTGACGGGCGAGGCGCTGCACCTGCACGCGCCCGCCCCAGAGGACATGCTGAACGCCTGGGTGGCGCTGGGGGGGACAGTTCCGGGGGACTTGGAAGTGCTGCCCGCGTAA
- a CDS encoding twin-arginine translocase TatA/TatE family subunit, with the protein MPNIGVPELLVILIVALIVFGPRKLPELGKSLGQGLREFRKSTSAVTDELRRGLDTPAQDVPVAVTPAVQVVPVPEQSPRA; encoded by the coding sequence ATGCCCAACATCGGTGTCCCGGAACTGCTCGTGATCCTGATCGTCGCCCTCATCGTGTTCGGCCCGCGCAAGCTGCCGGAACTCGGCAAGAGCCTGGGCCAGGGCCTGCGCGAGTTTCGCAAGTCCACGAGCGCCGTCACGGACGAACTGCGCCGCGGCCTCGATACCCCCGCGCAGGACGTGCCCGTGGCGGTCACCCCCGCCGTTCAGGTGGTCCCCGTTCCCGAGCAGTCGCCCCGGGCCTGA
- a CDS encoding RNA polymerase sigma factor: protein MAADLPPVQEPTDEALIRAMAAGQEEALRELHRRHARLLYSLGHRMLRQRDDVESCVQDAFMNAWRHAARFDPSRASVKTWLVSIAHHRFLQELRDRPDVALELEEWDAPVQAPDPTDRILATRAVQVLDKAQRELVELAYYRGYSHSELAALTGLPIGTVKSRLRAALERMRGHLAGRAGPDTLEGGERA from the coding sequence ATGGCAGCCGACCTTCCACCCGTTCAGGAGCCGACCGACGAGGCGCTTATCCGGGCTATGGCCGCCGGGCAGGAGGAGGCGCTGCGGGAACTGCACCGCCGCCACGCCCGGCTGCTCTACTCCCTCGGCCACCGCATGCTGCGTCAGCGCGACGACGTGGAGTCCTGCGTGCAGGACGCCTTTATGAACGCCTGGCGGCACGCGGCCCGCTTCGACCCCTCGCGCGCCAGCGTCAAGACCTGGCTCGTGAGCATCGCGCACCACCGCTTTCTCCAGGAGTTGCGCGACCGCCCCGACGTGGCCCTCGAGCTGGAGGAGTGGGACGCGCCCGTGCAGGCCCCCGACCCCACCGACCGCATCCTGGCGACCCGCGCCGTGCAGGTGCTGGACAAGGCGCAGCGCGAACTGGTTGAACTCGCCTACTACCGCGGCTACTCTCACTCGGAACTCGCGGCCCTGACCGGGCTGCCCATCGGCACCGTGAAATCCCGCCTGCGCGCCGCCCTGGAGAGGATGCGCGGTCACCTGGCGGGGCGGGCGGGACCGGACACCCTGGAAGGAGGTGAGCGCGCATGA
- a CDS encoding anti-sigma factor domain-containing protein, which produces MTIDPEQLTAYALGILSPEEEAHVRAALEASPELRAQLQAEQEALTALVESLPEVEPPPGAEDRLLARLAAEREAEPAAPAVTPIAPPAPARRRTPWFPLAALGLAAALALVFVLRPTPDPLQQYARTPGATTQAVTANGADLGQLVRLPDGRAYLHLNRPADAGRVYQMWRIQAGTPVSLGVFEGQGFLLTDLPPGATVAVSVEPPGGSPQPTTTPILVQTL; this is translated from the coding sequence ATGACCATCGACCCGGAGCAACTGACCGCCTATGCCCTGGGCATCCTTTCCCCGGAGGAGGAGGCCCACGTGAGGGCCGCCCTGGAGGCCAGCCCCGAACTGCGCGCCCAGCTCCAGGCCGAGCAGGAGGCCCTGACCGCCCTCGTCGAGTCCCTCCCCGAGGTCGAGCCCCCACCCGGCGCGGAGGACCGCCTGCTCGCCCGCCTGGCCGCCGAGCGGGAGGCCGAGCCCGCCGCTCCAGCCGTGACCCCCATCGCGCCGCCCGCCCCGGCGCGTCGCCGCACGCCCTGGTTCCCGCTGGCCGCCCTGGGTCTGGCCGCCGCGCTCGCCCTGGTGTTCGTGCTGCGGCCCACCCCCGACCCCTTGCAGCAGTACGCCCGTACGCCCGGCGCCACCACGCAGGCGGTCACGGCGAATGGGGCCGATCTCGGCCAACTCGTGCGCCTGCCCGATGGCCGCGCCTACCTGCACCTGAACCGGCCCGCCGACGCCGGGCGCGTGTACCAGATGTGGCGCATCCAGGCGGGCACGCCCGTCTCCCTCGGGGTGTTCGAGGGCCAGGGCTTCCTGCTGACCGACCTGCCGCCCGGCGCGACTGTCGCCGTGAGCGTCGAGCCGCCCGGGGGCAGCCCCCAACCCACGACAACGCCAATTCTGGTGCAGACGCTGTAG
- a CDS encoding NUDIX hydrolase: MGRRDLLVAAGVLRDRFGRVLLVGNDWQGLGRVRHTLPGGVVEPGETLLEALYREIAEETGLKLTGIKHMAYTVHIEDERRGERAIAVAFEATWEGLLNPSDPDGFIVEARFCTPEQAIELLESPPMREPLSDYLRTGEPGRFYAFKGWDGRGGLRVPPLKTESSPR; this comes from the coding sequence ATGGGTCGGCGTGACCTCCTGGTGGCGGCGGGTGTGTTGCGCGACCGCTTCGGGCGGGTGCTGCTCGTGGGCAACGACTGGCAGGGCCTGGGGCGGGTGCGCCACACCCTGCCGGGCGGCGTGGTCGAACCCGGCGAAACCCTGCTCGAAGCCCTCTACCGCGAGATCGCGGAGGAGACGGGCCTGAAGCTCACCGGCATCAAGCATATGGCCTACACCGTGCATATCGAGGACGAGCGCCGGGGAGAAAGGGCCATCGCCGTCGCCTTCGAGGCGACCTGGGAGGGCCTCCTGAACCCCTCTGACCCCGACGGCTTCATCGTCGAGGCGCGCTTTTGCACCCCGGAGCAGGCCATCGAGCTGCTCGAATCCCCCCCCATGCGCGAGCCGCTGAGCGACTATCTGCGGACGGGCGAGCCGGGCCGCTTCTACGCCTTCAAGGGCTGGGACGGTCGCGGCGGGCTGCGGGTGCCGCCCTTGAAGACCGAATCCTCGCCCCGCTGA
- the prfA gene encoding peptide chain release factor 1, protein MTGGRLEELAAEFGMVERALGDPAALADAREYARLTRRHRELTPLVTLYREREALTRDLAGARELLADPDMRDLAAGEVEALTTRLAGIEAELEVLLLPTDPDDAKDVILELRAGAGGAEAGLFAVDLLRMYTRYAEGAGLKLNVLDASESDLGGASKVVAEVTGEFAFRAFKWERGVHRVQRVPATESQGRIHTSTVTVAVLPEAEANEVQLDPSEVRIDVFRSQGAGGQGVNTTDSAVRAVYRAGTPDEIVVVCQDSRSQIKNREKALVVLASRLAERERAAREERERETRASQVGTGERSEKIRTYNYPQNRVTDHRLEGDAKNFALDSVMAGGLAPLVAALARDERERQLLAMQDEGGAEARGGRRGTYGSA, encoded by the coding sequence TTGACGGGGGGCCGCCTGGAGGAACTGGCGGCGGAATTCGGCATGGTGGAGCGGGCGCTGGGTGATCCGGCGGCCCTCGCCGACGCCCGCGAGTACGCCCGCCTGACCCGCCGCCACCGCGAACTCACGCCGCTCGTCACGCTCTACCGCGAGCGCGAGGCGCTGACCCGCGACCTCGCGGGAGCCCGCGAACTCCTCGCCGACCCCGACATGCGTGACCTGGCAGCCGGTGAGGTCGAGGCCCTGACCACCCGGCTGGCCGGGATCGAGGCCGAGCTGGAAGTCCTCCTCCTGCCCACCGACCCCGACGACGCCAAGGACGTGATCCTCGAATTGCGTGCCGGGGCGGGCGGGGCGGAGGCGGGGCTCTTCGCCGTGGACCTGCTTAGGATGTACACCCGCTACGCGGAGGGCGCCGGGCTGAAGCTCAACGTCCTCGACGCCTCCGAGAGCGACCTGGGCGGCGCGAGCAAGGTCGTGGCGGAGGTGACGGGGGAATTTGCCTTCCGCGCCTTCAAGTGGGAGCGGGGCGTTCACCGCGTCCAGCGGGTCCCCGCTACCGAGTCGCAGGGCCGCATCCACACGAGCACGGTGACGGTGGCGGTCCTGCCCGAGGCCGAGGCGAACGAGGTCCAGCTCGACCCCTCGGAGGTGCGGATCGACGTGTTCCGCTCGCAGGGGGCGGGGGGGCAGGGGGTGAATACCACCGACTCGGCCGTCCGTGCCGTGTACCGGGCGGGCACCCCGGACGAGATCGTGGTCGTGTGCCAGGACAGCCGCAGCCAGATCAAGAACCGCGAGAAGGCGCTGGTCGTCCTCGCCTCGCGCCTCGCCGAGCGGGAGCGGGCGGCGCGGGAGGAGCGCGAGCGCGAGACGCGGGCCTCTCAGGTCGGCACGGGGGAACGCTCTGAGAAGATTCGCACCTACAACTACCCGCAAAACCGCGTGACCGACCACCGCCTGGAGGGGGACGCCAAGAACTTCGCCCTCGACTCGGTGATGGCGGGCGGCCTCGCCCCGCTCGTGGCGGCCCTGGCCCGCGACGAGCGCGAGCGGCAACTCCTCGCCATGCAGGACGAGGGCGGGGCCGAGGCCCGGGGCGGCAGGCGGGGGACCTATGGGTCGGCGTGA
- a CDS encoding homoserine dehydrogenase, with protein sequence MRTVTVGLLGCGTVGQQVLRLLERRRDIFDNLGVRIEVTGVLVRDAARERDVPPGTPLTSDPAFLGESSVLVEALGGIDHPLALLLPYLRSGRPVITANKALLAECWDDLREHALAGRLYYEASVMAGTPVIGPMSTVLRASTFTRLQAVLNGTCNYILTQMEGGKAYADALAQAQALGYAEDPPTLDVGGFDTAHKLTVLARFCADGNFPYSAVEVRGIEDVTLEDVAQARAAGERIKLVAELRREGEGWHASVSPRRLPVTHALCNEGASRNAMVYEGEECGALIFAGGGAGGMVTASAMVGDLLDWLIGFPGHVPLH encoded by the coding sequence ATGCGAACGGTGACGGTGGGCCTTCTGGGCTGCGGGACGGTGGGGCAGCAGGTGCTGCGGCTGCTGGAGAGGCGCAGGGACATTTTCGACAACTTAGGGGTGCGGATCGAGGTCACGGGCGTCCTCGTCCGCGACGCTGCCCGCGAGCGCGACGTTCCGCCCGGCACGCCGCTCACGAGCGACCCCGCCTTCCTGGGGGAGAGCAGCGTGCTGGTCGAGGCGCTGGGAGGTATTGACCATCCCCTCGCCCTGCTGCTGCCGTACCTGCGCTCCGGGCGCCCCGTCATCACCGCGAACAAGGCGCTGCTCGCCGAATGCTGGGACGACCTGCGCGAGCATGCCCTCGCCGGGCGTCTGTACTACGAGGCGTCAGTGATGGCGGGGACGCCCGTGATCGGGCCGATGAGCACGGTGCTGCGGGCGAGCACCTTCACCCGGCTTCAGGCCGTTCTGAACGGCACCTGCAACTACATTCTCACCCAGATGGAGGGGGGCAAGGCCTACGCCGACGCCCTCGCGCAGGCGCAGGCGCTGGGCTATGCGGAGGACCCGCCCACCCTGGATGTCGGCGGCTTCGATACCGCGCACAAGCTCACCGTTCTGGCCCGCTTCTGTGCGGACGGCAACTTCCCGTACTCGGCGGTGGAGGTGCGGGGCATTGAGGACGTGACGCTGGAGGACGTGGCCCAGGCGCGGGCGGCGGGCGAGCGGATCAAGCTGGTCGCCGAGTTGCGGCGCGAGGGCGAGGGGTGGCACGCGAGCGTCTCGCCGCGGCGGCTGCCCGTCACGCACGCCCTGTGCAACGAGGGGGCCAGCCGCAACGCGATGGTGTACGAGGGGGAGGAATGCGGCGCGCTGATCTTCGCGGGGGGTGGCGCGGGGGGCATGGTCACGGCGTCGGCGATGGTGGGGGATCTGCTGGACTGGCTGATTGGGTTTCCGGGGCATGTGCCGCTGCACTGA
- a CDS encoding MBL fold metallo-hydrolase: MSVTLTFLGTADSKGVPRFWCACPVCTEARAGGVNRRTRSGALIRGNGETLLLDCGSDLHAQLARLPGPLVPDAVLISHAHNDHLLGLGDLLDYAVYASGDVAMNGAPAGQAALVPIPILTPAEVLPQIGGRFAYAFRRSAPVQPLPEEGLEVAGLRVRAFQVPHGANGHSHAFRLDRPGWRAAYVTDAIDIPEEVVRVWLTDLDLLILGTSFADESASPREGRSVYDVREALGLPWARSARRVYLTHLSHGVDVRGLTLPEGWTFARDGLEITL; encoded by the coding sequence TTGAGCGTCACCCTCACCTTTCTGGGTACGGCGGACAGCAAGGGCGTGCCGCGCTTCTGGTGCGCCTGTCCGGTCTGCACGGAAGCCCGCGCCGGGGGAGTGAACCGCCGCACCCGCAGCGGCGCCCTCATCCGGGGGAACGGCGAGACGCTGCTCCTCGACTGCGGCTCCGACCTGCACGCCCAGCTCGCCCGATTGCCCGGGCCGCTCGTGCCGGACGCGGTGCTGATCTCGCACGCACACAACGATCACCTGCTGGGCCTGGGTGACCTGCTCGACTACGCGGTCTACGCGAGCGGCGACGTAGCCATGAACGGTGCCCCAGCCGGGCAGGCGGCGCTCGTTCCCATTCCGATCCTCACGCCCGCCGAGGTGCTGCCACAGATCGGAGGCCGCTTCGCCTACGCCTTCCGACGGTCCGCTCCTGTCCAGCCTCTTCCCGAAGAGGGGCTGGAGGTCGCGGGCCTGCGGGTCCGGGCCTTCCAGGTGCCGCACGGGGCGAACGGGCACAGCCACGCCTTCCGCCTCGACCGCCCCGGCTGGCGAGCGGCTTACGTCACGGACGCCATCGACATCCCCGAGGAAGTGGTGCGCGTATGGCTGACGGACCTCGACCTGCTCATCCTCGGCACCTCCTTCGCGGACGAGTCGGCCTCTCCCCGTGAGGGGCGAAGCGTGTACGACGTGCGCGAGGCGCTGGGGTTGCCCTGGGCACGCTCGGCCCGCCGCGTGTACCTCACCCACCTCTCGCACGGGGTGGACGTGCGCGGCCTGACGCTGCCGGAGGGCTGGACCTTCGCGCGGGACGGGCTGGAGATCACACTGTAG
- the trpC gene encoding indole-3-glycerol phosphate synthase TrpC, with amino-acid sequence MKGEAVTDFDQVPGVLGRIVRERARDYEGANPDVGALRPRHGRFRAALSGSGLALIAEVKRASPSEGAIAPLDPAQAARAYEAGGAAAISVLTEPRHFDGTPEALHAVVAAANLPVLRKDFVVHPAMLREAADWGASAALLMVSVLGEAVGEYLELAHHLGLDALVEVHDDSELDLALAAGAEIIGVNNRDLTTLGIDLGVSPRLIRRAREAGFSGVLVAESGYRTAADLASVRDLADAVLVGSSLAGSGDLARAARELMAS; translated from the coding sequence ATGAAGGGTGAGGCCGTGACCGACTTCGACCAGGTGCCCGGCGTGCTGGGCCGCATCGTGCGCGAGCGGGCGCGGGACTACGAGGGAGCAAACCCCGACGTGGGCGCCTTACGCCCCCGTCACGGGCGCTTCCGCGCCGCCCTGTCGGGGAGCGGCCTCGCCCTGATCGCCGAGGTCAAGCGCGCCAGCCCGAGTGAGGGCGCCATCGCCCCCCTCGACCCGGCCCAGGCCGCGCGGGCGTACGAAGCGGGCGGCGCGGCGGCGATCAGCGTCCTCACCGAGCCGCGGCACTTCGACGGCACCCCGGAGGCGCTGCACGCGGTCGTCGCGGCAGCGAACCTGCCCGTCCTCCGCAAGGACTTCGTGGTCCACCCGGCGATGCTGCGCGAGGCCGCCGACTGGGGCGCCTCCGCCGCGCTGCTGATGGTGAGCGTGCTCGGTGAGGCGGTCGGCGAGTACCTGGAACTGGCCCATCACCTCGGCCTCGACGCGCTGGTGGAGGTCCACGACGACTCTGAACTCGACCTCGCGCTCGCGGCGGGGGCGGAAATCATCGGGGTGAACAACCGCGACCTCACCACGCTCGGCATCGACCTGGGAGTCAGTCCCCGGCTGATTCGGCGGGCACGGGAGGCGGGCTTTTCGGGCGTTCTCGTCGCCGAGAGCGGTTACCGGACGGCGGCTGACCTCGCCAGCGTGCGGGACCTCGCCGACGCCGTGCTGGTGGGGAGCAGCCTCGCCGGAAGCGGGGACCTGGCCCGGGCCGCCCGCGAGCTGATGGCCTCTTGA
- the hpt gene encoding hypoxanthine phosphoribosyltransferase has product MSLAPGNGPVQITQEQLQARIQELGQKIRADYAGREPHLICVLNGAFLFHADLVRALGIPCTIDFLQASSYGDAKQTSGEVKLVKDLQFPISGRHVILVEDIVDTGITMNYLLHYLQGRGPASLKVAALLSKPSRRRVEVPVEYLGFTIPDAFVYGYGLDRAQFDRNLPFITSQE; this is encoded by the coding sequence ATGAGCCTCGCCCCCGGCAACGGCCCCGTGCAGATCACGCAGGAACAGCTTCAGGCCCGCATTCAGGAACTCGGACAGAAGATTCGGGCCGACTACGCGGGCAGGGAGCCGCACCTGATCTGTGTGCTCAACGGCGCCTTTCTCTTTCACGCGGACCTCGTGCGTGCCCTCGGTATTCCCTGCACCATCGATTTTCTCCAGGCCAGTTCCTATGGCGACGCCAAGCAGACGAGCGGCGAGGTCAAGCTCGTCAAGGACCTGCAATTTCCGATCAGTGGCCGCCACGTGATTCTCGTGGAGGACATCGTAGACACCGGCATCACCATGAACTACCTGCTGCACTACCTCCAGGGGCGCGGCCCCGCCAGCCTCAAGGTCGCCGCCCTGCTGAGCAAGCCCAGTCGCCGCCGGGTGGAGGTGCCCGTCGAGTACCTGGGTTTCACCATCCCCGACGCCTTCGTGTACGGCTACGGCCTGGACCGGGCGCAGTTCGACCGGAACCTGCCGTTCATCACCAGCCAGGAATGA
- a CDS encoding antibiotic biosynthesis monooxygenase, producing the protein MKDAVLSEQPPLDPVNLIVRRRIRPGREAEFEALLAEAIDRLSRLPGHRGTGVIRPTPGEREYTLLARFDTVTSAANWELSPERAEWLSRVEPLVDGQVRFERQPGLEF; encoded by the coding sequence GTGAAGGACGCCGTCCTGAGCGAGCAGCCTCCCCTGGACCCGGTGAACCTGATCGTTCGCCGCCGCATCCGCCCGGGCCGGGAGGCCGAGTTCGAGGCCCTGCTGGCCGAGGCCATCGACCGGCTCTCGCGCCTGCCCGGCCACCGCGGCACGGGGGTCATCCGGCCCACGCCGGGCGAACGCGAGTACACCCTGCTGGCCCGCTTCGACACGGTGACGAGCGCGGCGAACTGGGAACTCTCCCCCGAACGCGCCGAGTGGCTCTCCCGCGTCGAGCCCCTGGTCGACGGTCAGGTCCGCTTCGAGCGGCAGCCCGGCCTGGAGTTCTGA
- the yedA gene encoding drug/metabolite exporter YedA: MTAAASRTARLTPTVLLSLALVYVVWGSTYFGIKVAIGSLPPLGMLAVRFLLAGALLYAFLRWRGAPAPTVQEWRSSAAVGLLLLGGGTGLVTLAERDASSSVAAMVLAVSPLFAALFARLWGERTGGREWLGIGVGLLGIALLNIGELHATPLAAFLLILAPLCWTFGSQWSRHLPLPGGLMGSAAEMLAGGLILLLLSLGLGERWGTPTAASLWALAYLTVFGSLVAYSAYMYLVAHTRPALATSYAYVNPVVAVLLGVGLGGEHLTGLGWAALGVILTGVVLVAWPRREGASGTQASA; the protein is encoded by the coding sequence GTGACTGCCGCCGCCTCCCGGACCGCCCGCCTGACGCCCACCGTCCTGCTCTCGCTCGCCCTGGTGTACGTCGTGTGGGGCAGCACCTATTTCGGGATCAAGGTGGCGATAGGCAGCCTGCCGCCGCTGGGGATGCTCGCCGTGCGCTTCCTGCTCGCCGGGGCGCTGCTGTACGCCTTCCTGCGGTGGCGGGGCGCCCCGGCCCCCACGGTGCAGGAGTGGCGGTCGAGTGCCGCCGTGGGTCTGCTGCTGCTGGGCGGCGGCACCGGGCTGGTCACGCTGGCCGAGCGGGACGCGAGCAGCTCCGTCGCGGCGATGGTGCTCGCGGTCTCTCCCCTCTTCGCGGCGCTGTTCGCCCGGCTGTGGGGTGAGCGCACGGGGGGGCGCGAGTGGCTGGGGATTGGGGTGGGCCTCCTCGGGATCGCACTGCTGAACATCGGGGAACTCCACGCCACGCCGCTGGCCGCCTTCCTCCTCATCCTGGCGCCGCTGTGCTGGACCTTCGGCAGCCAGTGGTCGCGCCACCTGCCCCTGCCGGGCGGGTTGATGGGCAGCGCGGCGGAGATGCTGGCGGGCGGGCTGATCCTGCTGCTCCTCAGCCTGGGGCTGGGGGAACGCTGGGGCACGCCGACCGCCGCCAGCCTGTGGGCGCTGGCGTACCTGACGGTTTTCGGCAGCCTGGTCGCGTACAGCGCCTACATGTACCTCGTGGCGCACACCCGCCCCGCCCTGGCGACGAGTTACGCCTACGTGAACCCGGTCGTCGCGGTGCTGCTGGGCGTGGGGCTGGGGGGCGAGCACCTGACCGGGCTGGGGTGGGCCGCCCTCGGGGTGATTCTGACCGGGGTGGTACTGGTCGCGTGGCCGCGCCGGGAAGGTGCATCCGGGACACAGGCCAGCGCGTGA